The genomic segment GCCATCATCAACTTCCCCGAGAGCGCGATCCTCTCGGTCGGCGCCGCAAGGCCCCGCGCCGTCGTCCGTGGCGGCGAAGTCGTCCCCCGGACGACCTGCTATTTCGGGATCAACGCCGACCACCGCCTCGTGGACGGCGCCCCCGCGGCCGCGTTCCTCGCCACGCTCAAGGAAATGCTCGAGCACCCCAAAGTCATGCCGGCGTAGGGGGCCAAATGAAAATTCTTTTAAAAATTATCGTCGTCAAGACGTAAATAAGGTGTCAATATTCTTTCTGATTCATTGATAATTTCTTTAAGTTTTTGACGGATTTCATCCGGAGTTCCTGAATCTAATTTTTCAAAAATTCTGTTTTGAAGTTCCTCTTGCGATATATGATTTGGGTCTCGAATTAAATTCGCAGTGGCAGCTAGGACTTCGTTTTTTATCTCCCGTATTTGCTCAACACAACCCCGCAATTTGTTGTCCCCAAGAAGAATGGAACATCGGGAATTCAATGCCTCCAAATTATCGAATTTGTCTTTATGAGCTTCTGTCAAACGCTTAAAAGGCACAAGATAAGCATCCTCTGGTGACTCGCCGCTCATCACATCATCCGCCCATCTAGGTTTCAAATCATTAGAAATGCCCACTATCGGAGACCTTGAACTGTTAATGGCGTCACTGGCTGCGTGTATTGCAAGTAGCATTTCCTCGGCAAGTCCAAATTTTCTACCCGCGGTAATTTGCCGTTTCCATGTTTGCAGCCCGTAAAATGCAAGTACAGCAAGAAAGGCTGTGCTGAAAGCTTGAATGAAGTTCAGGGCATAACTCATATTTTGGCCCATTGATTCGCCTCCAGTCATGACCGCTCGACGCGCATAAGAGTTCCTCTTCTATCGACGCACCTCCTTGATTCAGCGCGAGCTACTGTCAAATACCCCCCCCTACGGCGTGATCATGGCGCGCATGACGCCGTCGCCGCGCGCCTTGACGAGGGCGATGGCTTCATCGAACCGGTCCAGCGGGAAGGTGTGCGTGAGCATTTTTTCGGCGTCAATGTGCCCCTCGGTGATGAGCTGGATCGCGCGCGGGTAGCAGTTGGGCGAGCCGCGCCCGCCGAAGATCGTGATCTCATCGAGGACGATCCGGTCGGAGGGAAGGGACACCTCCTTCCCGCCGTTGATCCCCTCGAGGACGACGCGGCCCCCGCGCCGGGCCATGGCGACCGCGTTCCGCATCGCCTCGGGCGGGCCGGCGCACTCGATCACCAGGTCCACCCCCCGGCCGCCGGTATCTTCCATGACCACCTTCACCGGGTCATCCTTCGTCACGTCGATCGCCACATCCGCGCCGAGCGCGCGGGCGATGTCGAGGCGGTAGCCCCTTCCCGCGATGTAGGTCTTCGCGGCGCCGAAGGCCCGGACGAGTTGGAGGACGGAGAGGCCGAGCAGGCCCGGCCCCACGATGGCGACCGTGTCGGCGGGCTGGACGCCGCCTCCCCGCTCGATGGAATGAAGGGCGACCACCACCTGGTTGACGATGACGGCCTCCTTCCAGCTCATGGAGGCGGGCAGGCGGTGGAGATTGGTGGGCGGGGCGACGCCGTACTCGCTGAAGGCGCCGTTCGCCGAGTGGCCGAGCAGCTTGTAGCCGCCGCCCGGCTTTCCGGTCTCCTCGCAGAGGTGATAGCTCCCCCGTCGGCACATCCCGCAGACCCCGCAGCCGATCGTGGGCTCCATGATGACCCGATCGCCGACCTTCAGATCGGTCTTCGCGCCGCTCCCGATGGCGGCGACCTCGCCGCCCCACTCGTGGCCCTGGATGAAGGGATAGAACGGCGGCCACGCGGGGCGCATGTGCCCCGAGAGAATGTGGATGTCGGTGCCGCAGATGCCGCAGGCGGCCACCTTCACCAGGATCAAGCCCGGCTCGTAATCGGGGACCGGGATGGTTTCGATCTTCACGTCCTCGGGGCCGTAGGTGACGGCCGCCTTCATCTCCTTGGGGATGGATGGCATGGGCGCTCCTCCTATTTCGGCGTGAACTGCTGGCCGGCGGCGCGGTCGGGCCGCTGCATCGAGAAAGGGTGATCCGTCCGGCAGTACAAGTTTCCGGCGAGTCTGCCGACCGGGCCGAGCTTCACCGGATCGACGTACTTCTCATCCACCATCACGTCCTCGCGGATGTGCCACCGCACGATCTCGCCGATGATGACGTTCGTGCGGAACACATCCCCGAACGTGAGCAGGTTCCGGAATTCGCACTCCATCGCGACCGGGGCCTCGGCGATGCGCGGGGCCGCCACGATGTCGGCGGGAATCATGGTCAGCCCCGCCTCCTCGAACTCGTTCACCTCGTGGGGGAAGTTCCCGGAGCAGATGTTCATCTGCTCTTCGAGGCCGTTCACCACG from the bacterium genome contains:
- a CDS encoding alcohol dehydrogenase catalytic domain-containing protein, producing MPSIPKEMKAAVTYGPEDVKIETIPVPDYEPGLILVKVAACGICGTDIHILSGHMRPAWPPFYPFIQGHEWGGEVAAIGSGAKTDLKVGDRVIMEPTIGCGVCGMCRRGSYHLCEETGKPGGGYKLLGHSANGAFSEYGVAPPTNLHRLPASMSWKEAVIVNQVVVALHSIERGGGVQPADTVAIVGPGLLGLSVLQLVRAFGAAKTYIAGRGYRLDIARALGADVAIDVTKDDPVKVVMEDTGGRGVDLVIECAGPPEAMRNAVAMARRGGRVVLEGINGGKEVSLPSDRIVLDEITIFGGRGSPNCYPRAIQLITEGHIDAEKMLTHTFPLDRFDEAIALVKARGDGVMRAMITP
- a CDS encoding flavin reductase family protein, with protein sequence MAFRTIDPADLDWRQTYRLLTGSVVPRPIAWVSTISHEGHVNLAPFSFFTVMSHAPPMLSISVGEKEERLKDTSRNIRETQGYVIHTVVNGLEEQMNICSGNFPHEVNEFEEAGLTMIPADIVAAPRIAEAPVAMECEFRNLLTFGDVFRTNVIIGEIVRWHIREDVMVDEKYVDPVKLGPVGRLAGNLYCRTDHPFSMQRPDRAAGQQFTPK